From the genome of Homalodisca vitripennis isolate AUS2020 chromosome 8, UT_GWSS_2.1, whole genome shotgun sequence, one region includes:
- the LOC124367578 gene encoding INO80 complex subunit B-like: MRRQVPSVTLCYSLDNITITLPPDVDFPLAAVRSVGPPPAKLCGVQGCTNLKRYSCSKTGVPLCSLQCYRKNINGSRST; this comes from the exons ATGCGACGCCAAGTTCCATCTGTGACGCTCTGTTACAGTCTGGACAACATCACCATCACACTGCCTCCAGATGTGGACTTCCCGCTGGCAGCAGTCAG GAGTGTGGGTCCGCCACCAGCTAAATTGTGTGGAGTTCAAGGCTGCACAAACCTCAAGCGATACTCTTGTTCCAAGACTGGTGTCCCTCTCTGCAGTCTTCAGTGCTATCGGAAAAACATTAATGGTTCCAGAAGTACATGA